A single region of the Streptomyces sp. NBC_01803 genome encodes:
- a CDS encoding phosphoesterase PA-phosphatase has translation MVRFALRPFALRFFARHSSVLASAVALAAVATVVAPSAAGADDTARPGSRVDVALEWYDVTAQTVATAGAPTQVTNSRTWAISWLAAARVLDDGPPDGVSRPDYQDAAVAGAVHTALTTLAPARAGELDAALRRTLDRVPDGPAEDLGLAAGRAEAESVLADREGDGLDAASVNAPYATPAPAPGVWQPTPPAYGPALQAGNRSARPFLLDSPDQYRLPAPPPVGSARYEADLAEVRAYGAADSTVRTARQTETASFWYGSSLTLYTEPLRVALARSGESLPERAALVALFHTASVDTQIATSDSKYAYVTWRPVTALQAEGDTDWTPLHVTPSHPDYPSGHNTYSGAAEGILTALAGPRTAPFELTSTTAPGVTRTYTTWRQLTQENVDARVWSGIHTRTADTAGVRLGLQVAAHTLRHADELLG, from the coding sequence ATGGTGAGATTCGCCCTGCGCCCCTTCGCCCTGCGCTTCTTCGCCCGGCATTCCTCCGTCCTGGCGTCCGCCGTGGCGCTCGCCGCCGTGGCCACGGTCGTCGCGCCGTCCGCCGCCGGCGCCGACGACACCGCGCGCCCCGGCTCGCGCGTCGATGTGGCACTGGAGTGGTACGACGTCACCGCGCAGACCGTCGCGACCGCCGGAGCGCCCACCCAGGTCACCAACAGCCGTACATGGGCGATCAGTTGGCTGGCCGCCGCGCGGGTGCTCGACGACGGGCCCCCGGATGGCGTCAGCCGCCCGGACTACCAGGATGCCGCCGTCGCCGGAGCCGTCCACACGGCCCTGACCACGCTGGCACCGGCCCGCGCCGGCGAGCTCGACGCCGCCCTCCGGCGCACCCTTGACCGCGTCCCCGACGGCCCCGCCGAGGACCTCGGGCTGGCCGCCGGGCGCGCCGAGGCCGAGAGTGTGCTCGCCGACCGCGAGGGAGACGGGCTCGACGCCGCCTCGGTCAACGCCCCGTACGCCACCCCCGCCCCGGCTCCGGGCGTCTGGCAGCCGACACCGCCCGCCTACGGCCCGGCCCTTCAGGCCGGCAACCGATCCGCCCGCCCCTTCCTCCTCGACAGCCCGGACCAGTACCGCCTGCCCGCCCCGCCGCCCGTCGGGTCCGCCCGGTACGAGGCGGACCTGGCCGAGGTCCGAGCCTACGGCGCCGCCGACAGCACCGTCCGCACCGCGCGGCAGACCGAGACGGCGTCGTTCTGGTACGGCTCCTCGCTGACCCTCTACACCGAGCCGCTGCGCGTCGCGCTGGCCCGCTCCGGGGAGTCCCTGCCCGAACGGGCCGCGCTGGTCGCGCTGTTCCACACCGCGTCCGTCGACACCCAGATCGCGACCTCCGACAGCAAGTACGCCTACGTGACCTGGCGGCCCGTCACCGCGCTGCAAGCGGAAGGCGACACCGACTGGACGCCGCTGCACGTCACGCCCTCCCATCCCGACTACCCCAGCGGCCACAACACTTACTCCGGGGCCGCCGAAGGCATCCTGACCGCTCTCGCCGGCCCGCGCACCGCGCCGTTCGAGCTGACCAGCACGACCGCGCCCGGCGTCACCCGCACCTACACCACCTGGCGCCAACTCACCCAGGAGAACGTCGACGCCCGCGTCTGGTCCGGCATCCACACCAGGACCGCCGACACGGCGGGCGTGCGGCTCGGTCTCCAGGTCGCCGCGCACACCCTGCGCCACGCGGACGAACTCCTCGGCTGA
- a CDS encoding ABC transporter ATP-binding protein: protein MDDVESRTDDRTDPEDTTAGTTTNRPLEEPPGSVSESERLLFGGPLLYDGGGRSHEGSYASLSLWAMVKTLPALVLTTVRLAREADRAALRLVAAAEAGRGIAQAVGLVAVNTVLAAVLAAGDPDDRLRDALPSLTVVAVTALLTALCSAVSTYGSGRLEPKVERVATERYLARAAEVELAAIEDDQFHRLLDTAQYGAVSARHMIDYCVQVINALLSLVAAASVLTVLHPVLLPLLALMTVPSMWSTLITTRRRYRSFRVWVQHVRASRLLSSELTATETAAEVRVHHVGPFLLKHFRAMSANSEAEQTRLARLDARTGLWASTWTGLAGTATYLTLGALAWSGALAMSVAGTAVLAIRTGSASLSGMVHSINNLYDESLFVGDLELLCVQAADWAIPTGGRPVPPEPREITFGNVTFRYPGTDAEPALDDVSLTIPAGRITALVGENGSGKSTLVKLLAGLYLPESGHVTWDGVDTAEADRHQLFARIAMVAQDFNRWRFTARVNVTIGASGTPIDGERLRAAARHAGADTVVGGLPRGWDTLLARGYQGGHQLSGGQWQRLGIARAHYRDAPVLIVDEPTAALDAKEEQRVFDQIRELAAGGQTIILITHRMASVRHADLIHVLHHGRLVESGSPADLLARPDGQFRELYAIQAAQFGREPSAVEADR, encoded by the coding sequence GTGGACGACGTGGAAAGCCGCACCGACGACAGGACCGACCCCGAGGACACCACCGCCGGGACCACGACGAACCGGCCGCTCGAAGAGCCGCCCGGCAGCGTCTCCGAGTCGGAACGGCTGCTGTTCGGCGGCCCGTTGCTCTACGACGGCGGGGGGCGCAGCCACGAGGGCTCCTACGCCTCGCTCAGCCTGTGGGCGATGGTCAAGACCCTGCCCGCCCTGGTCTTGACCACCGTCCGTCTCGCCCGCGAGGCGGACCGGGCGGCGCTGCGGCTGGTCGCCGCCGCCGAGGCCGGTCGCGGCATCGCCCAGGCCGTCGGCCTCGTCGCCGTCAACACCGTGCTGGCGGCCGTGCTGGCGGCCGGCGACCCGGACGACCGGCTCCGCGACGCGCTGCCCTCCCTCACCGTGGTCGCCGTCACCGCGCTGCTCACCGCGCTCTGCTCGGCCGTCTCGACCTACGGCTCGGGCCGACTCGAACCCAAGGTCGAACGAGTCGCCACCGAACGGTACTTGGCGCGCGCCGCGGAGGTGGAGCTGGCCGCGATCGAGGACGACCAGTTCCACCGGCTGCTGGACACGGCCCAGTACGGCGCCGTATCGGCTCGCCACATGATCGACTACTGCGTCCAGGTCATCAACGCCCTGCTGTCGCTGGTCGCCGCCGCGAGCGTGCTCACCGTCCTGCACCCGGTGCTGCTACCGCTGCTCGCCCTGATGACCGTGCCCAGCATGTGGAGCACGCTGATCACCACCCGTCGCCGGTACCGGTCGTTCCGCGTCTGGGTCCAGCACGTGCGGGCCAGCCGTCTGCTCAGCAGCGAGCTGACCGCGACCGAGACAGCCGCCGAGGTCCGCGTCCACCATGTGGGGCCGTTCCTGCTCAAGCACTTCCGCGCGATGTCCGCCAACTCCGAGGCAGAGCAGACCCGTCTGGCCCGGCTCGACGCCCGCACCGGACTGTGGGCGTCGACCTGGACCGGCCTGGCCGGCACCGCCACCTACCTCACCCTCGGCGCGCTTGCCTGGAGCGGCGCCCTGGCCATGTCGGTCGCCGGCACGGCCGTCCTCGCCATCCGCACCGGCTCGGCCAGCCTCAGCGGCATGGTCCACTCCATCAACAACCTCTACGACGAAAGCCTGTTCGTCGGCGACCTGGAGCTCCTGTGCGTCCAGGCCGCCGACTGGGCCATCCCCACCGGCGGCCGGCCCGTTCCCCCGGAGCCGCGCGAGATCACGTTCGGGAACGTCACCTTCCGCTACCCGGGCACCGACGCCGAACCCGCTCTGGACGACGTCTCGCTCACCATCCCCGCCGGCCGGATCACCGCCCTCGTCGGCGAGAACGGCTCCGGCAAGAGCACCCTGGTCAAGCTCCTGGCCGGCCTCTACCTCCCCGAGAGCGGCCACGTCACCTGGGACGGGGTCGACACCGCCGAGGCCGACCGGCACCAGCTCTTCGCCCGGATCGCCATGGTCGCCCAGGACTTCAACCGCTGGCGGTTCACCGCGCGCGTCAACGTCACCATCGGTGCCTCCGGCACCCCCATCGACGGGGAACGCCTGCGCGCCGCCGCCCGCCACGCGGGCGCCGACACCGTCGTGGGCGGCCTGCCGCGCGGCTGGGACACGCTGCTGGCGCGCGGTTACCAGGGCGGACACCAGCTGAGCGGCGGCCAGTGGCAGCGCCTGGGCATCGCCCGCGCCCACTACCGCGACGCCCCGGTCCTCATCGTGGACGAGCCCACGGCGGCGCTCGACGCCAAGGAGGAGCAGCGGGTCTTCGACCAGATCCGTGAACTGGCGGCGGGCGGGCAGACGATCATCCTCATCACCCACCGGATGGCGTCCGTCCGGCACGCCGACCTGATCCACGTCCTGCACCACGGCCGCCTGGTCGAATCCGGCAGTCCCGCCGACCTGTTGGCCCGCCCCGACGGACAGTTCCGCGAGCTGTACGCCATCCAGGCCGCGCAGTTCGGCCGGGAGCCGAGCGCCGTTGAGGCGGACCGCTGA
- a CDS encoding thioesterase II family protein, with protein MTDHHSGAPGSGDPGTGDNTRWIRRYNPREDAAVRLVCMPHAGGSASYFLPVARAMPATVDVLAVQYPGRQDRLREPAVGTISELADAVFAALLPWADRPLGLFGHSMGAAVAFEVARRFEREKGLVAAALFASGRRAPSTHRVETTHLRDDDGLLDDIRQLSGTDAAVLADEEILRMVLPAVRVDYRAIETYVPEPGPPLRCPVHALVGDADPKATVEEAEAWRDATEGPFELKVYSGGHFYLVDHQTDVLHRIANALFAPPT; from the coding sequence ATGACTGACCACCACTCCGGAGCGCCCGGCTCCGGCGACCCGGGCACCGGCGACAACACCCGCTGGATCCGCCGGTACAACCCGCGCGAGGACGCCGCGGTGCGCCTCGTCTGTATGCCGCACGCGGGCGGCTCCGCCAGCTACTTCCTGCCCGTCGCCCGCGCCATGCCCGCCACGGTCGACGTGCTCGCCGTCCAGTACCCGGGCCGCCAGGACCGGTTGCGCGAGCCGGCCGTGGGCACGATCTCCGAGCTCGCCGACGCGGTGTTCGCCGCGCTGCTGCCCTGGGCCGACCGCCCGCTCGGGCTCTTCGGGCACAGCATGGGCGCCGCCGTCGCGTTCGAAGTCGCGCGCCGCTTCGAGCGGGAGAAGGGCCTGGTGGCCGCGGCGCTGTTCGCCTCCGGACGTCGCGCGCCCTCCACCCACCGCGTCGAGACCACGCACCTGCGTGACGACGACGGCCTGCTGGACGACATCAGGCAGCTCAGCGGCACCGACGCGGCCGTCCTCGCCGACGAGGAGATCCTGCGGATGGTGCTGCCCGCGGTCCGCGTCGACTACCGGGCCATCGAGACGTACGTCCCCGAGCCCGGCCCGCCGCTGCGCTGCCCCGTGCACGCCCTGGTGGGCGACGCCGACCCCAAGGCCACGGTGGAGGAGGCGGAAGCCTGGCGCGACGCGACGGAGGGGCCGTTCGAACTGAAGGTCTACTCCGGCGGTCACTTCTACCTGGTCGACCACCAGACCGACGTCCTGCACCGGATAGCCAACGCCCTGTTCGCCCCGCCGACCTGA